In Amphiura filiformis chromosome 2, Afil_fr2py, whole genome shotgun sequence, one DNA window encodes the following:
- the LOC140146690 gene encoding DNA replication complex GINS protein PSF3-like, whose protein sequence is MSTYNRFTNQTDNYFNIEDILASHEKVPCTLEQQLYRLGFLNQGNDSEHIMPGTKMELPYWLATGLCSKKRKIVRIDLPKSYKKGYREILTADANVVDLHKMGPYFYAFGSKLLSFEHQESEDISVALLETFIGRFRRIMDNSQNAYNQDTSKLTEKLDEMERSLFRAGQHSLNSFQEWETRRMTKIAASEMVSSHRKRKRAVLDEGD, encoded by the exons ATGTCGACTTACAATCGCTTCACCAATCAAACAGACAACTATTTCAATATCGAAGACATTTTAGCTTCGCACGAAAAAGTGCCTTGTACCTTAGAACAGCAGCTATACAGGCTTGGATTTCTGAACCAAGGCAACGACAGCGAGCATATCATGCCCGGTACAAAAATGGAGCTTCCGTATTGGCTTGCCACAGGTCTATGCAGTAAGAAAAGGAAGATAGTAAGGATAGACTTACCCAAGTCTTATAAAAAGGGCTACAGAGAAATTCTTACTGCTGATGCAAATGTAGTAGACTTACATAAGATGGGGCCATATTTCTACGCTTTTGGAAGCAAGCTGTTGAGTTTTGAACATCAGGAATCAGAAGATATTTCAGTGGCTTTATTGGAG ACGTTCATCGGCAGATTTCGTCGTATCATGGATAACTCGCAGAATGCTTACAACCAAGATACAAGCAAGCTAACCGAGAAACTAGACGAGATGGAGCGCTCCCTCTTCCGTGCTGGACAGCATAGTCTTAATTCGTTCCAAGAATGGGAAACAAGAAGGATGACCAAGATAGCTGCCTCTGAGATGGTGTCTAGTCACAGGAAAAGGAAACGAGCTGTGCTTGATGAAGGGGACTAA